A DNA window from Chelativorans sp. AA-79 contains the following coding sequences:
- a CDS encoding error-prone DNA polymerase: MSAAAVPAYAEFAVQSNFSFLRGASRPEELVVAAKLYGHSAMGLADRNTVAGVVRAWSQSKHIELPETGEVVQLPYHPGCRLVFSDDMPDVLTYPQDRRGWAHLCRMLTVANERGEKGEPDLRTEDFLAWGDRMSLAVLPDLHAAEEKILSLLRSLKDRFGRDLRLAVAPAYGGNDRWRLAQAAGMAEIVGLPLMAVNDVLYHAAERRPLQDVLTAIRLNTPVAEMGLTLQANAERHLKPTAEMARLFRRYPEALAETIRFAESLTFSLKELEHNYPDEPTESGLPAQEELERLAWEGAKERFPQGVPEEHRNLIRKELALVERKNYARYFLTVYDIMKFARSKGILCQGRGSAANSIICYCLKITDVGPEIMDHLLERFISEERDEPPDIDVDFEHERRDEVIAYIYEKYSEKHTALACSVISYRGRSALREVAKALGLSEDVMSALSGSIWGWSSKEVGDKATSAAGLVEADPRTKHLVALANQIMGSPRHLSQHVGGFVITKDRLDEIVPIVRTAMEERRMVEWDKDDLDNVGLLKVDVLALGMLSCLQRAFGLLENHYGEKLTLAALPKERKPVYDMISRADTIGVFQVESRAQMSMLPRLKPKEFYDLVIEVAIVRPGPIQGDMVHPYLRRREGKEEPEYVRPELKEILEKTLGVPLFQEQAMKIAIVAGGFEPWEADQLRRAMATFKRTGTIQNYEQKMIEGMASRGYPREFAERCFNQIKGFGEYGFPESHAASFALLVYASAWFKAFYPDVFCAAILNSQPMGFYASAQLVRDAREHGIEMLPADINRSEWDCTLEEGVFDPARVARRHADMRPTIRSRHAVRLGFRQIKGLAEKEMERMVLNRGAGYESVRDLWLRSGLSKGAIARLAEADAFRSLGLDRRAALWDIQALDGGAPVERLPLLDRPDLHLTEHEPEVLLPSMPLGMHVVHDYRALGLSLKAHPVSFLRDRLAAERVISNERLQALGNGRRVSVAGLVLIRQRPGTAKNVIFMTIEDETGIANIVVWDKVFNRFRPEVMGARFVRVDGKLQSASGVIHVVAEQIMDLSARLGTLVQEEQRPGIRVQGKTTESGATNAACRLTPPHPTETESEQSATVTRVMPKGRNFH, from the coding sequence ATGAGCGCGGCTGCCGTTCCCGCCTATGCGGAATTCGCCGTGCAGTCGAACTTCTCCTTCCTGCGCGGCGCCTCGCGGCCGGAGGAACTGGTTGTTGCGGCAAAGCTCTACGGCCATTCGGCCATGGGTCTTGCCGATCGCAACACGGTGGCCGGCGTGGTACGCGCCTGGAGCCAGTCGAAGCATATTGAACTGCCGGAAACGGGAGAGGTGGTTCAGCTGCCTTATCACCCCGGCTGCCGGCTCGTCTTTTCCGACGACATGCCGGACGTGCTGACCTATCCGCAGGACCGCCGGGGCTGGGCGCATCTCTGCCGCATGCTGACCGTCGCCAACGAGCGCGGCGAGAAGGGCGAGCCTGACCTGCGCACGGAAGATTTCCTGGCCTGGGGCGACCGCATGTCCCTCGCCGTCCTGCCGGACCTTCATGCGGCTGAGGAAAAGATCCTTTCCCTTCTGCGCTCGCTCAAGGACCGGTTCGGGCGCGATCTCCGCCTTGCTGTCGCGCCGGCCTATGGTGGGAACGACCGCTGGCGGCTTGCCCAGGCGGCGGGCATGGCCGAGATCGTCGGACTTCCGCTCATGGCCGTCAACGACGTGCTCTACCACGCGGCGGAGCGCCGCCCGCTGCAGGACGTGCTCACCGCCATCCGGCTGAATACCCCCGTCGCCGAGATGGGTCTTACGCTCCAAGCCAATGCCGAGCGCCACCTCAAGCCGACGGCGGAGATGGCGCGGCTCTTCCGCCGCTACCCCGAGGCGCTCGCCGAGACGATCCGCTTTGCCGAAAGCCTCACCTTCTCGCTCAAGGAACTCGAGCACAATTATCCTGACGAGCCGACGGAGTCCGGGCTCCCCGCACAGGAGGAGCTGGAGCGGCTCGCCTGGGAAGGCGCGAAGGAGCGCTTCCCGCAAGGCGTTCCCGAGGAGCACAGGAACCTCATCCGCAAGGAACTCGCCCTTGTCGAAAGGAAGAACTACGCTCGGTATTTTCTGACCGTCTACGACATCATGAAATTCGCGCGCTCGAAGGGCATCCTGTGCCAGGGACGCGGATCGGCTGCCAATTCGATCATCTGCTACTGCCTGAAGATCACGGATGTCGGGCCGGAGATCATGGATCACCTGCTCGAGCGCTTCATCTCCGAGGAACGTGACGAGCCGCCGGACATCGATGTCGATTTCGAGCATGAGCGGCGCGACGAGGTCATCGCCTATATTTATGAGAAGTACAGTGAGAAGCATACTGCTCTCGCCTGCTCGGTCATCTCCTATCGCGGCCGCTCGGCGCTGCGCGAGGTGGCGAAGGCGCTCGGACTTTCCGAGGATGTCATGTCCGCGCTGTCCGGTTCGATCTGGGGCTGGTCGAGTAAGGAAGTGGGTGACAAGGCAACCAGTGCCGCCGGTCTCGTCGAGGCTGATCCCCGCACGAAGCATCTGGTCGCGCTCGCAAATCAGATCATGGGCTCTCCGCGCCACCTCTCGCAGCATGTGGGCGGCTTCGTCATCACCAAGGACCGGCTCGACGAGATCGTCCCCATCGTCAGGACGGCGATGGAGGAGCGCCGGATGGTCGAGTGGGACAAGGACGACCTAGACAATGTCGGCCTTCTCAAAGTCGACGTGCTGGCGCTCGGCATGCTGTCCTGCCTGCAGCGCGCCTTCGGCCTTTTGGAGAACCACTACGGTGAGAAGCTGACGCTCGCGGCGCTCCCGAAGGAACGGAAGCCCGTCTACGACATGATCAGCCGCGCCGATACGATCGGCGTCTTCCAGGTGGAATCCCGCGCGCAGATGTCGATGCTACCGCGCCTTAAACCGAAAGAATTCTACGATCTCGTCATCGAGGTAGCGATTGTCCGGCCGGGACCCATCCAGGGCGACATGGTACACCCCTATCTCAGGCGGCGTGAAGGGAAGGAGGAGCCCGAATATGTGCGGCCGGAGCTCAAGGAGATCCTGGAGAAGACGCTTGGCGTTCCTCTTTTCCAAGAACAGGCGATGAAAATCGCCATCGTGGCCGGCGGCTTCGAACCGTGGGAAGCCGACCAGTTGCGGCGTGCCATGGCGACGTTCAAGCGCACGGGCACGATCCAGAACTATGAGCAGAAGATGATCGAGGGGATGGCCTCGCGCGGCTATCCGCGCGAGTTTGCCGAGCGCTGCTTCAACCAGATCAAGGGCTTCGGCGAATACGGCTTTCCTGAAAGCCACGCCGCTTCCTTCGCGCTGCTCGTCTATGCATCAGCCTGGTTCAAGGCTTTCTACCCGGACGTCTTCTGCGCGGCGATCCTCAATTCCCAACCCATGGGTTTTTATGCGTCGGCACAGCTCGTGCGTGATGCGCGTGAGCATGGCATCGAGATGCTGCCTGCGGATATCAACCGGTCTGAATGGGACTGCACGCTGGAGGAGGGGGTCTTCGATCCTGCCCGCGTGGCCAGGCGGCATGCGGACATGCGCCCCACTATCAGGTCGCGTCATGCCGTGCGCCTGGGCTTCCGCCAGATCAAGGGGCTCGCGGAAAAGGAAATGGAGCGGATGGTGCTTAATCGCGGTGCGGGTTACGAATCCGTGCGTGACCTCTGGCTGCGTTCAGGCCTGAGCAAAGGCGCGATCGCCCGCTTGGCTGAAGCAGATGCTTTTCGTTCCCTGGGTCTCGACCGGCGGGCCGCTCTCTGGGACATTCAAGCCCTGGATGGGGGAGCCCCCGTCGAGCGCCTGCCGCTTCTCGACAGGCCTGATCTCCACCTCACCGAGCATGAGCCGGAAGTGCTTCTGCCGTCTATGCCGCTGGGGATGCATGTGGTGCATGACTACCGGGCGCTTGGTCTCTCGTTGAAGGCCCATCCCGTTTCTTTCCTGCGCGACAGGCTTGCCGCCGAAAGGGTGATTTCCAACGAACGCCTGCAGGCTCTCGGCAACGGCCGCCGCGTGTCGGTTGCGGGCCTGGTGCTCATCCGTCAGCGCCCCGGCACGGCGAAGAATGTCATATTCATGACCATCGAGGACGAGACCGGCATCGCCAACATCGTCGTCTGGGACAAGGTATTCAATCGTTTTCGCCCGGAGGTAATGGGGGCTCGTTTCGTGCGCGTCGACGGCAAGCTGCAAAGCGCATCAGGCGTCATCCATGTGG
- a CDS encoding DUF6504 family protein translates to MISNREKNAQRIAALDERAEALGLKPGLGVADVRAMHPSLEIIEADPQADRRLLESLADWCDRYTPLVALDGTDGLFLDITGCAHLFDGEEKMMQEVQSCLHRQGFDARAGLASSPGAAWAAVRFPSLSMIPPGQEADALSPLPLSALRIDAETRAKLESVGLYTVGVILHAPRAPLARRFGAGLLERLDQALGRIEEAISPRLPVPPLSAERQLAEPVVHAADIENLVHMLAVTLRLDMERRGEGADALLLSLFRVDGAVNRHVVRTSLPLRDPAVIRRLFRERLAAAGDKIDAGYGFELVRLSVLKASSFALAQVDLAGESTCEEERLAFFADRVRARLGEHALMRPVPVESHVPERAVRMLPFAAAGKAAVLPVGEAPAASARPIRLFSRPEPVEVIAAEVPEGPPLHFRWRRATYRVARSEGPERIAPEWWHEPDDAATRDYFRIEDAEGRRFWLYRQGLYGAAEDMPRWFMHGIFP, encoded by the coding sequence GTGATCAGCAACCGCGAGAAGAACGCCCAACGCATCGCCGCCCTCGACGAGCGAGCTGAGGCGCTGGGGCTGAAGCCGGGCCTCGGCGTAGCCGACGTCCGCGCCATGCATCCCTCGCTCGAGATCATCGAGGCCGACCCGCAGGCCGACCGCCGCCTGCTCGAAAGCCTGGCCGACTGGTGCGACCGCTACACGCCGCTCGTCGCCCTCGACGGCACGGATGGCCTGTTCCTCGACATCACCGGCTGCGCTCATCTCTTCGACGGCGAGGAGAAGATGATGCAGGAAGTTCAATCCTGTCTCCACCGCCAGGGCTTCGATGCGCGAGCGGGCCTGGCCTCCTCCCCCGGCGCGGCCTGGGCGGCGGTGCGTTTCCCAAGCCTCTCGATGATTCCGCCAGGCCAGGAGGCGGATGCCCTTTCTCCGCTCCCCCTTTCCGCCCTGCGCATCGACGCGGAGACCCGTGCCAAGCTGGAAAGCGTGGGCCTTTACACGGTGGGGGTCATCCTCCATGCTCCGCGCGCGCCGCTGGCGCGCCGCTTCGGCGCCGGACTCCTTGAGCGGCTCGATCAGGCGTTGGGACGGATCGAGGAGGCGATCTCCCCGCGCCTGCCCGTGCCGCCGCTCTCGGCGGAGCGGCAGCTGGCCGAGCCGGTCGTCCATGCCGCAGACATCGAGAACCTCGTCCATATGCTCGCCGTCACCCTGCGGCTGGATATGGAGCGGCGCGGCGAGGGCGCCGACGCCTTGCTGCTTTCGCTCTTCAGGGTCGATGGCGCGGTGAACCGGCACGTGGTCCGAACCTCCCTGCCGCTGCGCGATCCGGCCGTGATCCGCAGGCTGTTCCGCGAGAGGCTTGCCGCGGCAGGTGACAAGATCGATGCCGGCTACGGCTTCGAGCTGGTGCGCCTTTCGGTGCTGAAGGCCTCTTCCTTCGCCCTTGCGCAGGTCGATCTCGCCGGCGAGAGCACATGCGAGGAAGAGAGGCTCGCTTTTTTCGCCGACCGCGTACGCGCCCGCCTCGGCGAGCATGCTCTGATGCGGCCCGTACCCGTCGAAAGCCATGTTCCCGAGCGCGCCGTCCGGATGCTTCCCTTCGCCGCGGCGGGCAAGGCGGCCGTGCTGCCCGTTGGAGAGGCGCCGGCCGCATCGGCGCGGCCGATCCGCCTCTTCTCCCGTCCCGAGCCGGTGGAGGTGATCGCCGCCGAGGTGCCGGAGGGCCCGCCGCTGCATTTCCGCTGGCGTCGCGCTACGTATCGCGTCGCCCGCTCCGAAGGGCCGGAGCGCATCGCGCCGGAATGGTGGCACGAACCGGACGATGCGGCCACGCGCGATTATTTCCGCATCGAGGATGCCGAGGGCCGGCGCTTCTGGCTCTACCGCCAGGGCCTCTATGGTGCCGCGGAAGACATGCCGCGCTGGTTCATGCACGGGATTTTCCCATGA